Proteins encoded together in one Bacteroidota bacterium window:
- a CDS encoding ATP-binding cassette domain-containing protein — protein MTGETIIELSNLSIFQKSNLVLAEVNINIEKGEFVYLIGRTGSGKSSILRTLYADLKPVEGDAHIAGFDLRKIKSREVPFLRRKLGIIFQDFQLLSDRSVYNNLLFVLKATGWKNKNDITMRIKDVLAKVGLSTKDFKMPHELSGGEQQRVAIARALLNDPDVILADEPTGNLDPETSEGIMNLLFEISKSGRAVVMASHDYALFEKFPARTIKCENGRVLDSKLVANS, from the coding sequence ATGACAGGTGAAACTATTATAGAATTAAGTAATCTTTCCATTTTCCAAAAGAGCAATCTTGTTTTGGCTGAAGTAAATATTAATATTGAAAAGGGAGAATTCGTTTATTTAATTGGTCGCACAGGAAGCGGAAAAAGCAGTATTCTGCGCACCTTGTATGCAGATTTGAAACCTGTAGAAGGTGATGCACATATTGCAGGGTTTGATTTAAGAAAAATAAAATCCCGAGAAGTGCCTTTTCTTAGAAGAAAATTAGGAATTATTTTCCAGGATTTTCAATTGTTATCCGATAGGTCTGTTTATAACAACCTGTTATTTGTTTTAAAAGCCACGGGTTGGAAAAACAAAAATGATATTACAATGCGTATAAAGGATGTATTGGCAAAAGTGGGCCTAAGTACAAAAGATTTTAAAATGCCTCATGAATTATCAGGAGGAGAACAACAAAGGGTTGCTATAGCCCGAGCCCTTTTAAATGATCCTGATGTTATTCTTGCCGATGAGCCTACCGGAAATCTTGACCCGGAAACCTCCGAAGGGATAATGAACCTTCTGTTTGAAATCAGTAAAAGCGGAAGAGCTGTTGTTATGGCATCTCATGATTATGCCCTTTTTGAAAAATTTCCTGCACGTACCATTAAATGTGAAAATGGAAGGGTATTGGATTCTAAATTAGTGGCAAACAGCTAA
- the xseA gene encoding exodeoxyribonuclease VII large subunit, whose amino-acid sequence MPETVNNKSVFTLLEVTQSIQKTLADRYKSTFWVKAEMNKLNYYSHSGHCYPELVEKIEGKVIAQIKSTLWKDEYRNINSNFLSILKEPLKDGIKILFLASITFDPSYGLSLRIIDIDPSYTLGDLEKEKQETIKRLQVEGIFNKNKALPISLLPQRIAIISVETSKGYADFLKVLETNPWKYKFFHLLFPSLLQGEKAVYSIIDQLKRINKVRQHFDVVAIIRGGGGDVGLSCYNNYELAKEIALFPIPVITGIGHATNETVAELISYSNAITPTKIAEYLIQKFHNFSVPVHRAEEKIIEKSIRLIKDEKSKFDAQIKLFRSLTENILLYNRNQLKEHFRSLFQQSVFRFKSEKGFLKKNAEEIKKGSINLCISAKQEIKQFAVLLKRDVFTQIHRVKSELNSLEKNINNMSPQSVLKRGYSITTRNGKAIKSFQSVKKGDIIETLVYDGSIKSSVNESKKTEEQ is encoded by the coding sequence ATGCCTGAAACAGTTAACAACAAAAGCGTTTTTACCTTGCTGGAGGTTACCCAAAGCATACAAAAAACACTTGCTGATAGATATAAAAGTACATTTTGGGTAAAAGCCGAAATGAATAAATTAAATTATTATAGTCATTCAGGGCATTGCTATCCTGAATTAGTTGAAAAAATAGAGGGAAAGGTTATTGCTCAAATAAAATCAACTCTTTGGAAAGACGAATACAGGAATATAAATTCCAACTTCCTTAGCATTCTTAAGGAACCTTTAAAAGACGGAATTAAAATATTGTTTCTTGCCAGTATTACATTTGATCCTTCTTATGGGCTTTCTCTCAGAATCATTGATATTGACCCCAGTTATACATTAGGAGATCTTGAAAAAGAGAAACAGGAAACAATCAAAAGACTTCAGGTTGAAGGGATTTTTAACAAGAACAAAGCTTTGCCTATTTCCTTGTTGCCTCAACGCATCGCTATTATTTCAGTTGAAACCAGTAAGGGCTATGCAGATTTTTTAAAAGTACTTGAAACCAATCCATGGAAGTATAAATTTTTTCATCTTCTTTTCCCCTCCTTACTTCAGGGAGAAAAGGCAGTTTATTCAATCATTGACCAGTTGAAACGAATAAATAAAGTAAGGCAACATTTTGATGTAGTAGCTATCATTCGAGGTGGAGGAGGAGATGTTGGACTATCCTGTTACAACAATTATGAACTTGCAAAAGAAATTGCTTTGTTTCCAATCCCGGTTATTACAGGAATTGGACACGCAACAAACGAAACAGTTGCAGAGTTAATAAGCTACTCCAATGCAATTACACCTACAAAAATAGCAGAGTATCTCATTCAAAAATTTCATAATTTCTCGGTCCCGGTTCATAGAGCAGAAGAAAAAATAATAGAAAAATCAATTCGACTGATAAAGGATGAAAAATCGAAATTTGATGCTCAAATAAAACTCTTTCGTTCCTTAACAGAAAATATACTCCTATACAACAGGAACCAGCTTAAAGAGCACTTTAGATCATTGTTTCAACAATCTGTGTTTCGCTTTAAAAGTGAAAAAGGCTTTTTGAAAAAAAATGCAGAAGAAATAAAAAAAGGTTCCATTAATCTATGCATTTCAGCAAAGCAAGAAATCAAACAGTTTGCTGTACTTTTGAAAAGGGATGTTTTCACTCAAATCCATAGGGTTAAATCAGAATTAAATAGTTTAGAAAAAAACATCAACAATATGAGCCCGCAAAGTGTATTAAAAAGAGGCTACAGCATAACCACGAGGAATGGAAAGGCAATAAAAAGTTTTCAATCAGTGAAAAAAGGGGACATAATAGAAACCTTGGTTTATGATGGTAGTATTAAAAGTAGTGTAAATGAATCAAAAAAAACAGAAGAACAATGA
- the xseB gene encoding exodeoxyribonuclease VII small subunit codes for MSDKYKYTEAFDELQSIVSEIEQGEISVDELSEKVKRAAFLIKICKTKLTTTEEDVNKILKELDKASDEE; via the coding sequence ATGAGCGATAAATATAAATATACAGAAGCTTTTGATGAACTTCAATCCATAGTTTCAGAAATTGAACAAGGAGAAATATCTGTAGACGAACTTTCAGAAAAAGTAAAAAGAGCGGCTTTTTTGATTAAAATTTGCAAAACAAAACTAACCACAACAGAGGAAGACGTAAACAAGATTTTAAAAGAGCTGGATAAAGCATCAGATGAAGAATAA
- a CDS encoding glycosyltransferase: protein MFQFLNSTPYIIKSRNSKELINNLLADKHPILMEGLHCCYYLDDKRLADRKIIVRTHNIEQVYYRKLSQAETNPLKKIYFARAASKLENFEKKLSNASAIAAISAPDTEYYLCYHPKTVTVSAFHPDNKLNINQGKGDFVLYHGNLSVGENNLAALFLVKEIFSKIDIPFIIAGSNPSAELNAEVAKHEHIQLRDNYSTVQITELIRMAHINLLPTFQSTGIKLKLLSALHNGKFCLVNSPMVIGTGLEKFCIIRDSPQEIISEIITLMKQAFTEDEIKMRTELLSGDFSNSVNADRLILIL, encoded by the coding sequence TTGTTTCAATTTTTAAATTCCACACCCTATATTATAAAAAGCAGAAATTCCAAGGAATTAATCAATAACCTTTTAGCAGATAAACACCCAATATTGATGGAAGGTTTGCATTGCTGCTATTATCTGGATGATAAACGATTGGCTGATAGAAAAATAATAGTTCGTACCCATAATATTGAACAGGTATATTACCGTAAACTTTCACAGGCAGAAACGAATCCATTAAAAAAAATATATTTTGCAAGGGCGGCTTCAAAGCTTGAAAATTTTGAAAAAAAACTTTCAAATGCCTCAGCAATAGCCGCCATTTCTGCCCCTGATACTGAATATTACTTGTGTTATCATCCAAAAACAGTAACTGTTTCTGCTTTTCATCCTGATAATAAATTAAATATTAATCAGGGAAAGGGCGATTTTGTTTTATATCATGGCAACCTTTCTGTTGGAGAAAATAACCTGGCTGCTTTATTTCTTGTAAAGGAAATATTCAGTAAAATTGATATTCCTTTTATTATAGCAGGAAGTAATCCTTCTGCTGAATTAAATGCAGAGGTAGCAAAACATGAACACATACAATTAAGAGATAATTATTCAACAGTTCAAATTACAGAGTTAATAAGGATGGCACATATAAACCTGCTTCCAACTTTTCAGTCAACAGGTATTAAATTAAAACTATTGTCGGCACTTCACAACGGTAAATTTTGCCTTGTTAATTCTCCAATGGTTATTGGAACAGGTCTGGAAAAGTTTTGCATTATAAGAGACAGTCCTCAGGAAATAATTTCAGAAATTATTACTTTGATGAAACAAGCTTTTACTGAAGATGAAATTAAGATGAGAACAGAACTTTTATCAGGCGATTTTTCTAATTCTGTTAATGCTGATCGATTAATATTAATTCTATAA
- a CDS encoding glycosyltransferase encodes MQKVIVSVINDLVTDQRVNKVCNTISEQGFLVLLVGRKLKTSLPMDKRTYATHRMKLLFTKGFLFYAEYNIRLFFFLLFQKADVYHANDLDTLLPNFLVCKFKRKELVYDSHEYFCFVPELVNRKMVQKTWLKIEQWIFPKLKYVFTVNESIAQAYEKHYGIKPVVLRNVPSLKNFENIPFRSRSQLSLPENKAIILLQGAGININRGAEEALQAMLYIEDALLLIIGGGDVIDKLKGITAKFNLQEKVVFKNKMPFTELIQHTRCADVGITLDKADNPNYELSLPNKLFDYIHSQIPVLSSPLIEIKKIYSRYNVGELIDNHNPEHIADKLRFMIQNEQMQLVWRQNTLLASREYNWENESIKLKEIYNKFK; translated from the coding sequence ATGCAAAAAGTTATTGTATCTGTTATAAATGATCTTGTTACAGACCAACGTGTAAATAAAGTATGCAATACTATTTCAGAGCAAGGGTTTTTGGTTTTACTTGTTGGCAGAAAATTAAAAACAAGCTTACCAATGGATAAAAGGACTTATGCTACCCACAGGATGAAACTGTTGTTTACAAAAGGTTTTCTGTTTTATGCTGAATATAATATACGCTTGTTTTTCTTTCTATTATTCCAAAAAGCCGATGTATATCATGCAAATGATCTTGATACGCTTTTGCCAAATTTCCTTGTTTGCAAATTTAAAAGAAAAGAATTAGTGTATGATAGTCATGAATATTTTTGTTTTGTTCCTGAACTTGTTAACAGGAAAATGGTTCAGAAAACCTGGCTAAAAATTGAACAATGGATATTCCCCAAATTAAAATATGTTTTTACCGTAAATGAAAGCATTGCTCAGGCATATGAAAAACATTATGGAATAAAGCCTGTTGTGCTAAGAAATGTTCCTTCGCTTAAAAACTTTGAAAATATTCCATTTAGAAGTCGTTCCCAGCTTAGTTTGCCTGAAAATAAAGCAATAATACTTTTACAGGGTGCTGGTATAAATATAAACCGAGGAGCCGAAGAAGCACTTCAAGCAATGTTATATATTGAAGATGCCTTATTGCTTATTATTGGAGGAGGAGATGTAATAGATAAATTAAAGGGAATTACTGCAAAATTTAATCTTCAGGAAAAGGTTGTTTTTAAAAACAAAATGCCCTTTACTGAATTAATACAGCATACACGTTGTGCTGATGTTGGTATTACATTAGATAAAGCAGACAATCCAAATTATGAATTGAGTTTACCTAACAAATTGTTTGATTACATTCATTCTCAAATTCCTGTACTCTCCTCCCCGCTCATTGAAATTAAAAAAATTTATTCTCGTTATAATGTGGGTGAGTTAATTGACAATCATAATCCTGAACACATTGCAGATAAATTAAGATTTATGATTCAGAATGAACAAATGCAATTAGTATGGAGGCAAAACACACTTTTAGCTTCCAGAGAATATAATTGGGAGAATGAAAGCATTAAGCTTAAAGAAATATATAATAAATTCAAGTAG
- the murB gene encoding UDP-N-acetylmuramate dehydrogenase — protein sequence MQITENFPLKNYNSFGISAQAKYFVAIHTPEEIQELIHENTIIGLERLILGGGSNLLFTRNFDGIIIKNNIKGIELLKSDTDFYYLKAGAGEIWHEFVLHCIKNNYAGVENLSLIPGNVGASPMQNIGAYGVEIKDVFESLEAIEITTGEIHSFNNSDCNFGYRESVFKNICKDKYIITSVTYKLRKIPEFNTSYGAIDQELEAMGVKELSVSAISKAVCNIRSSKLPDPRLIGNAGSFFKNPVVGKSHYDYLKTVFPGIPAYAQQNETFKLAAGWLIEQCGWKGFRKNDAGVHAKQALVLVNYGNASGNEIYEISEEILKSVYLKFEVNLEREVNII from the coding sequence ATGCAGATTACTGAAAATTTCCCCCTTAAAAATTACAACAGTTTTGGCATATCTGCTCAGGCTAAATATTTTGTTGCTATTCATACTCCTGAAGAAATTCAGGAGCTTATACATGAGAATACAATAATTGGTTTAGAAAGGTTAATTCTTGGGGGAGGTAGCAATTTATTGTTTACCAGAAATTTTGATGGCATTATTATTAAAAACAATATTAAAGGCATTGAACTTCTTAAATCCGATACTGATTTTTATTACTTAAAGGCTGGTGCAGGAGAAATTTGGCATGAATTCGTTTTACATTGTATAAAAAATAATTACGCAGGCGTAGAAAATTTATCTCTGATTCCGGGGAATGTGGGTGCCAGTCCAATGCAAAATATAGGAGCTTATGGAGTAGAAATTAAAGATGTTTTCGAATCTCTTGAGGCCATTGAAATCACTACAGGAGAGATACATAGCTTTAATAACTCCGATTGTAATTTTGGATACAGGGAGAGTGTTTTTAAAAATATATGTAAAGACAAGTATATTATCACTTCGGTTACTTATAAACTCAGAAAAATACCAGAATTCAATACCAGTTACGGTGCAATTGATCAGGAATTGGAGGCAATGGGTGTAAAAGAATTATCCGTTTCAGCTATAAGTAAAGCCGTTTGTAACATCCGTTCAAGTAAATTGCCTGATCCAAGATTAATAGGGAATGCTGGAAGTTTTTTTAAAAATCCGGTTGTTGGTAAGTCTCATTATGATTATTTGAAAACAGTTTTCCCTGGAATTCCTGCGTATGCCCAGCAAAATGAAACTTTTAAATTGGCTGCCGGATGGTTAATTGAACAATGTGGTTGGAAGGGTTTCAGAAAGAATGATGCAGGTGTGCATGCAAAACAAGCACTGGTTCTTGTAAATTATGGCAATGCTTCTGGAAATGAAATATATGAAATATCAGAAGAAATTCTAAAGTCTGTCTATTTAAAATTTGAAGTTAACCTTGAAAGGGAAGTAAATATTATTTAG
- the mnmD gene encoding tRNA (5-methylaminomethyl-2-thiouridine)(34)-methyltransferase MnmD produces the protein MSEHITNQHLLITSDGSHTVYHPQTQQHYHSIHGAIQESEHVFIDAGLKVIESKEISILEIGFGTALNCFLTAMYAMENNLNIHYTGIEPFPLDLKIVQELNYTQKLKKQQFNNVFLKMHDSQMDHWIEINSNFNLIKVQQKIEDAILMDQYNLVYFDAFAPGAQPELWLPEIFNKIYNSMLPGGILTSYCAKGEFKRTLKKSGFILEALPGPLGKREMVRAIKPLF, from the coding sequence ATGTCAGAGCACATTACAAACCAACATTTGCTTATTACTAGCGATGGTTCTCATACGGTTTACCATCCCCAAACCCAACAGCATTACCATTCCATTCATGGTGCAATTCAGGAATCAGAACATGTTTTTATTGATGCCGGTCTTAAAGTCATTGAATCAAAGGAAATATCAATTCTTGAAATAGGTTTTGGAACTGCTTTGAATTGCTTTTTAACTGCCATGTATGCTATGGAAAACAATTTGAATATCCATTACACCGGTATTGAACCTTTTCCTTTAGATTTAAAAATAGTGCAGGAATTAAATTACACTCAAAAATTAAAAAAACAACAATTCAATAATGTGTTTTTAAAGATGCATGATTCACAAATGGATCATTGGATTGAAATTAATTCAAATTTTAATTTGATAAAAGTTCAACAAAAAATTGAAGATGCAATCCTAATGGATCAATATAATTTAGTCTATTTTGACGCATTTGCACCTGGAGCTCAACCAGAACTGTGGCTCCCTGAAATTTTTAATAAGATATATAATTCAATGCTTCCCGGAGGAATTTTAACTTCTTATTGTGCTAAAGGGGAATTTAAGCGCACACTTAAAAAATCAGGTTTTATTTTAGAAGCTTTACCCGGTCCTTTAGGTAAAAGAGAAATGGTAAGGGC